One window of the Hoplias malabaricus isolate fHopMal1 chromosome Y, fHopMal1.hap1, whole genome shotgun sequence genome contains the following:
- the LOC136677803 gene encoding serine-rich adhesin for platelets-like: protein MDIRNETTGQTISKEASSVFPTSTLTSRVTDFTVNVDGSEDQDPDMFKIITSTTYEVSTAQTATSSATTQLSPSIIAGTPVYPLQRISTTVQSLSTDMEVSGDGDDDQESSQLEGSAEKVSETATTEASEEYSVRTDEAEISDPKSTLDYSHVETATYSMPVASQATSMIPSSSIQMEIKTSSMEPGSGDTEDTTAEDGGSGDGLSSVGVESTPPFQGPTAEDKSEVKSEAVTEAKGTDLPAHLNTKQVSSIFPTSTQSSKTSMTSVPKYSEYTSTTVSPTSDIDVTMSGVRKEDTITSSGLYSHSTESVITELSHRELYTFTSPPIKGDETSAKGISKTSSGTTPSLSSTAQTSDSHFKRMSTIVPSTLQTDMEGSGSLDTEGSAEWTSEKPTTEASTEFSVTDEAETSDKKTTMDHSSAELSTHSVLLKSEFTSSMSPSSLVEEKYMTSTPEPGSGDTEDEGTEDVGSGAVLESAAPSKVPSIVVTSEKLDFSVHTVAKEVSSGSVVAFTNDSVTSAPILSSTAQMQPTLDHTEVEKAVVSITDDQVLNKPYTEDRSEPATGSTTSSTLAEITQSSAFSKDTPKADLEPGVTKFTPEPISDISKMSTSTQDVLTTSLPTAITFTTLDDISTNTSTISISSSSTTYQHSTDKEDTVLIPSSSEIVSSIPSMRPHGRRLPTSTVIIFTEDIKDEDQLFSTATVSMAEHTTKAELFTKDDRIIDADTVSVLKPSSPFAPTILTEEAAGINAVTMTPDSSNITPEEPEGSGTDSILFSKPELRVPYQLTTEVLPVKEMASGPSSLSSSLTKLETETKPTFSMKDLHEKFTVPHEHTQTVAPSKATIPELSTSSYSAQTTPYSTQSSTHSIQTTSHIRFSTLPHTVVTTHSSISTSLPSHTTSRPSPQITHRSTFTTTHPSLTTTHHSYKSTQPSQSTTEHSHLSSSTAHGGSSTTQSTFKTDRTLMTESAPAFGTTKDMLSPTASEETFSKSSMPSTSFNPSLAVEGSSEGPDQDVLISISTPHKVSMLSSATSIPSAVVSHSSTKTLSTDTLSVTHEYGTFPQPAETSSSYQAISHPTSTTFAHTGVGSDATVTFKTDTTREYIKTPTMIELAKTSVDTETSTVGHVFDDSETGSTSDVESSTQSEFNTVTTEVSDYNGTARTTLQPEIQTSEFLSQKESDNETATRYEFIEQTTLKHIVTDMSSTKTVQETAKVTADINTGGSERPTFDTTTWKTASPLLSSGDEISGDGSVEILGHESTTISPKYFSTPLSESLVSPSDKTDLGADALSAPTASVLSRITVQSEASTDTRARVLLMTTPEVPVSISQKEISSQYFKTTTETLQTTKGILIEESSTDSKLSPITHTPKQMDTSTVAKPHAFTERTISASTGSDMDVTVDNDVASEPLLVESKPVFSGIETNSSFESVEFFENTSLPESETSVPSSSVPHSSMSSERSGTSDQTSTLMLSSKSPTQHSTMLVLTTDFTDGSGEGLHDTAEHSTQSPSYDSVLEMTTLSESEGSTRSSSSESNKTEVTTTIPAYDKAQTGILSLGATAIHTQDAMDTTSSPPFVSETAYTVKEIEATSVVSIQDKSKTASPGFEGESSIQYEFTAVTPISKTDEVYDGATKPFVESKIGLTTEVRPETSTWKTIRPLPSSTEESSGDDLSTEISSIDSTTVSPKEFTAHRDFSTTLSDSFVSLSEETATIFSAVRSVPTLSPTTLSEMTVTSQPSEILIEEKDFGTKSVPLLSTSTSENETSTQNLETTEEVVASTKEIPNAKEISFDSDDMLSTTTHLPEHTDVSTITSKPEDITKTLNFTRISTFASTKAETDEVLDIDGTSEPSVVESKPDFNHFGTPSQVDLENAFESTLLPESEASYEGSTTSSRLEDDKEEMTAAVPSSDKIQTVILSTVTMPTLLKPLVPGTGSVSDKDISENLQAVGHIEEAVTPFTEIPVEEPGEFTSSPPSGTENGIHSP from the exons ATGGATATCAGAAATGAAACAACAGGGCAAACAATTTCTAAAGAGGCATCATCAGTTTTTCCTACCTCAACTTTAACAAGTAGAGTAACTGACTTCACAGTTAATGTGGATGGCTCAGAGGACCAGGATCCTGACATGTTTAAGATCATTACATCAACAACATATGAAGTCTCCACGGCACAAACTGCCACATCAAGTGCAACTACTCAACTTTCTCCATCGATTATTGCTGGAACACCAGTTTATCCCTTACAGAGAATAAGCACAACAGTGCAGTCTCTCAGCACTGATATGGAAGTGTCTggagatggtgatgatgatCAAGAGTCTTCCCAACTTGAAGGCTCTGCTGAGAAGGTATCAGAAACTGCAACAACTGAAGCAAGTGAGGAATATTCTGTAAGAACTGATGAAGCAGAAATCAGTGACCCTAAAAGCACATTAGATTACTCACATGTTGAAACTGCTACATATTCCATGCCAGTGGCATCTCAAGCTACTTCTATGATTCCTTCAAGCTCAATTCAGATGGAAATTAAGACTTCATCTATGGAGCCTGGTAGTGGTGACACAGAGGACACTACAGCTGAAGATGGCGGATCAGGTGATGGATTATCCAGTGTTGGGGTTGAGTCAACTCCTCCTTTTCAAGGTCCCACAGCAGAAGATAAATCAGAAGTTAAATcagaagctgttacagaagcTAAGGGAACAGATTTGCCAGCACACTTAAATACTAAACAGGTATCATCGATTTTTCCAACCTCAACTCAAAGTTCAAAGACTTCCATGACCTCTGTTCCAAAGTATAGCGAATACACATCTACAACTGTATCACCAACTTCTGACATAGATGTTACGATGTCAGGTGTTAGGAAGGAAGACACCATAACCAGCAGCGGTTTATATTCACATTCAACAGAATCTGTTATAACAGAACTTAGTCACAGAGAATTATACACTTTCACCAGCCCACCCATAAAAGGTGATGAAACATCTGCTAAGGGAATCTCAAAAACATCTTCAGGTACTACCCCTTCTCTGTCGAGCACAGCTCAAACTTCAGACTCCCACTTTAAAAGAATGAGCACTATTGTGCCTTCAACATTACAAACTGATATGGAAGGATCAGGAAGCTTAGATACAGAAGGGTCTGCTGAATGGACATCCGAAAAACCAACAACTGAAGCTAGCACAGAATTTTCTGTAACTGATGAGGCAGAAACTAgtgacaaaaaaacaacaatggaTCATTCAAGTGCTGAACTTTCTACTCATTCTGTATTGCTCAAGTCTGAATTTACTTCATCAATGTCTCCCTCAAGTCTAGTTGAGGAGAAATATATGACTTCGACCCCAGAGCCTGGTAGTGGTGACACAGAAGATGAAGGGACCGAAGATGTTGGTTCTGGTGCAGTTCTTGAGTCTGCTGCTCCCTCAAAAGTGCCATCAATAGTTGTCACATCAGAAAAATTAGACTTCTCTGTACACACAGTTGCCAAAGAGGTGTCATCTGGCTCAGTTGTTGCCTTCACAAATGACAGTGTAACAAGTGCTCCCATTCTGTCAAGTACAGCTCAGATGCAACCAACATTAGACCACACTGAAGTGGAAAAGGCTGTGGTATCAATCACAGATGACCAAGTACTCAACAAACCTTATACAGAGGATAGAAGTGAACCTGCCACTGGTAGTACAACAAGCTCCACACTGGCAGAAATTACACAAAGTTCTGCATTCAGTAAAGATACACCCAAAGCTGATCTGGAACCTGGTGTCACAAAGTTTACACCTGAGCCAATATCAGACATTTCAAAGATGTCTACTTCTACACAGGACGTCCTAACCACCAGTTTACCTACGGCAATTACCTTTACCACACTGGATGACATCAGTACAAATACGTCCACGATATCAATAAGCTCTTCATCTACCACCTACCAGCATAGTACAGATAAAGAAGATACAGTGCTTATCCCTTCCAGTAGTGAGATTGTATCTAGCATACCTAGCATGCGGCCTCATGGAAGAAGACTACCAACAAGCACTGTGATCATATTCACAGAAGATATTAAAGATGAAGATCAACTTTTCTCAACTGCTACAGTTAGCATGGCAGAACATACCACGAAAGCAGAGCTTTTTACCAAAGATGACAGGATAATTGACGCAGACACAGTTTCAGTGTTGAAGCCCTCATCACCTTTTGCCCCAACAATCCTCACAGAAGAAGCTGCAGGTATAAACGCAGTCACTATGACACCAGACTCCTCTAACATTACGCCAGAAGAACCTGAAGGATCTGGGACAGacagcattttattttcaaagccAGAATTGCGTGTGCCATATCAGTTAACAACAGAAGTGCTGCCTGTTAAAGAAATGGCTTCTGGGCCAAGCTCTCTGTCAAGCAGCTTGACGAAAttagagacagaaacaaaaccCACATTTTCTATGAAAGATCTCCATGAGAAATTTACTGTTCCACATGAACATACTCAAACAGTTGCTCCTTCAAAGGCCACAATTCCAGAGTTGTCTACTTCTTCATATTCTGCTCAAACAACACCATATTCCACTCAAAGTTCCACACATTCCATACAGACAACCTCACATATAAGGTTTAGCACTTTACCTCACACGGTTGTCACCACTCATTCCAGTATCAGCACATCCTTACCTAGTCATACCACCTCACGTCCTAGTCCCCAAATTACACATCGATCCACCTTTACCACCACTCATCCTTCTTTAACTACAACTCACCACAGCTATAAAAGTACTCAACCTAGTCAATCAACCACAGAGCATTCACATTTGAGTTCTTCTACAGCACATGGTGGCTCCAGTACCACACAGTCAACATTCAAGACTGATAGAACTTTGATGACAGAGTCTGCTCCAGCTTTTGGAACCACAAAGGACATGTTATCACCAACAGCCTCAGAAGAAACTTTTTCTAAGTCATCAATGCCATCAACATCATTTAATCCATCCTTAGCAGTGGAAGGCTCTAGTGAAGGCCCTGACCAAGATGTACTCATTTCTATATCTACACCTCACAAAGTCTCCATGTTGTCATCTGCCACAAGTATTCCGTCAGCTGTTGTTTCACACTCTTCAACAAAAACACTATCAACTGACACGTTATCTGTAACACATGAGTATGGAACTTTTCCTCAGCCCGCTGAGACCTCCAGCTCTTACCAAGCAATTTCACATCCCACAAGTACTACATTTGCCCACACAGGAGTAGGCTCAGATGCTACTGTTACTTTTAAGACAGACACTACCAGAGAGTATATTAAGACTCCAACAATGATTGAGTTGGCAAAAACTTCAGTGGACACAGAAACATCAACAGTTGGACATGTTTTTGATGACTCGGAAACAGGCAGTACTTCTGATGTAGAGAGCTCTACTCAGAGTGAATTTAATACAGTGACCACTGAGGTATCAGACTATAATGGCACAGCTAGAACAACCCTGCAGCCTGAAATACAGACAAGTGAGTTTTTATCTCAAAAGGAGAGTGACAATGAAACTGCCACAAGATATGAGTTCATTGAACAAACAACTCTTAAACACATAGTAACTGACATGTCATCAACAAAAACAGTTCAGGAGACAGCTAAAGTAACAGCAGATATCAACACAGGAGGCTCAGAGAGGCCAACCTTTGATACAACCACATGGAAGACAGCAAGCCCGTTATTATCATCTGGAGATGAAATCTCAGGCGATGGTTCTGTTGAAATTTTGGGCCATGAATCAACAACAATATCTCCTAAATATTTTTCCACCCCATTATCAGAGTCATTAGTGTCACCATCTGACAAAACTGATCTTGGTGCAGATGCACTCTCAGCACCCACAGCATCTGTTCTGTCTAGAATTACAGTTCAATCTGAGGCTTCTACAGATACTCGTGCACGAGTTTTATTAATGACAACTCCAGAAGTGCCTGTGTCCATATCTCAAAAAGAAATATCTTCTCAGTATTTCAAGACCACAACAGAGACTTTGCAGACTACAAAAGGCATACTAATAGAGGAAAGTTCAACTGATTCTAAGTTATCACCAATTACACATACACCCAAACAGATGGACACATCTACAGTTGCAAAACCACATGCATTTACTGAACGTACCATAAGTGCATCTACAGGGTCAGACATGGATGTAACAGTGGACAATGATGTTGCCTCAGAACCACTCCTAGTAGAATCCAAACCTGTTTTTAGTGGTATTGAGACCAACTCATCCTTTGAGAGTGTAGAGTTCTTTGAAAATACTTCACTACCTGAGAGTGAAACCTCAGTCCCAAGCTCATCAGTCCCTCACAGCAGCATGAGCTCTGAGAGATCAGGCACCTCAGACCAAACATCTACCCTTATGTTATCCAGTAAGTCCCCTACGCAGCATTCCACCATGCTGGTTCTGACAACAGATTTCACTGATGGAAGTGGAGAAGGATTACATGACACTgctgaacacagcactcaatCACCATCATATGATAGTGTGCTGGAAATGACTactctgtctgaatctgaaggTTCCACAAGATCTAGCAGTTCAgaaagcaacaaaacagaggtgacGACAACCATCCCAGCATATGATAAAGCTCAGACAGGTATTTTATCCTTGGGTGCCACAGCAATACATACTCAGGATGCTATGGATACCACCTCATCACCACCTTTTGTGTCTGAAACAGCATACACTGTAAAGGAAATAGAAGCAACATCTGTAGTATCTATTCAAGATAAGTCAAAAACAGCTAGTCCAGGTTTTGAAGGGGAGAGTTCTATTCAGTATGAATTTACTGCAGTTACTCCTATATCAAAGACTGATGAAGTATATGATGGTGCAACTAAACCCTTTGTAGAGTCCAAAATAGGTTTAACAACAGAAGTAAGACCAGAGACAAGCACATGGAAGACAATACGTCCATTACCATCATCAACAGAGGAAAGCTCTGGTGATGATTTATCCACTGAAATTTCAAGCATAGATTCAACTACTGTGTCTCCCAAAGAGTTCACAGCCCACAGAGATTTCTCTACCACGCTTTCAGATTCATTTGTGTCACTATCTGAAGAGACTGCTACAATTTTCTCAGCTGTAAGGTCAGTGCCCACATTAAGCCCAACTACACTATCAGAAATGACAGTTACATCCCAGCCTTCTGAAATCCTGATAGAAGAAAAAGATTTTGGAACAAAGTCTGTTCCCTTACTTTCCACATCCACATCTGAAAATGAGACATCCACACAAAACTTAGAAACAACAGAAGAAGTTGTAGCATCTACAAAAGAGATTCCAAACGCAAAAGAGATTTCATTTGATTCAGATGATATGTTGTCAACAACTACACACTTACCAGAGCATACAGATGTATCAACCATTACTTCCAAACCTGAAGACATAACCAAGACCCTGAACTTTACTAGAATTAGCACATTTGCCTCAACTAAAGCAGAAACAGATGAGGTACTAGACATTGATGGCACATCAGAACCCTCAGTAGTAGAGTCCAAGCCAGATTTCAATCATTTTGGGACCCCCTCACAAGTTGATCTTGAGAATGCCTTTGAGAGCACATTACTCCCTGAGAGTGAAGCATCATATGAGGGCTCGACAACATCCAGTAGATTGGAAGATGACAAAGAAGAGATGACTGCAGCAGTCCCATCCTCTGATAAGATCCAAACAGTAATTCTATCCACAGTCACCATGCCAACACTGTTAAAGCCTCTTGTCCCAGGCACTGGATCTGTTAGTGACAAAGACATTTCAGAGAACCTACAGGCAGTTGGTCATATTGAGGAAGCAGTAACTCCTTTCACAGAGATACCTGTTGAAGAACCAGGGGAATTCACATCATCACCTCCTTCCGGAACAGAAAATG GGATACACAGTCCTTGA